The following are from one region of the Pseudohongiella spirulinae genome:
- the putA gene encoding bifunctional proline dehydrogenase/L-glutamate gamma-semialdehyde dehydrogenase PutA, with amino-acid sequence MKYARLPLQDSDTLDAVRAAYRVDEESQVIRLSQTLQWPSSTADAIRDRAGKLVTAVRAERRKGSGVDALMHEYQLSSEEGVVLMCLAEALLRVPDGATADRLIEDKLTAADWEGHLGHSESLFVNASTWGLVLSGRLLRQSLHDGHGKKVFRQWVQRCGEPVVRQAVRQAMRVMARHFVTGRSIEEALQRSQGRANRAYRYSFDMLGEAARTQSDSERYFDAYVHAINAVGRQSGDMGPLDAPGISVKLSALYPRFEMSQADRALPALTRKMVSLARLACHYDIGLTIDAEEADRLELTMAVFDELLRQPQLAQWQGLGLAVQAYQKRAYDLLDWIASQARQNQRSVMIRLVKGAYWDTEIKRAQEDGLDDYPVFTRKQNTDISYLACAQKLFSYQDCIYPQFATHNAYTVAAILELADPQQAFEFQRLHGMGEPLYDQLVTNNPELNCRVYAPVGSHEDLLPYLVRRLLENGANTSFVNRIMDDQAPLESLTAHPQEQLKTLAQIPHPRIPLPADLYPDRRNSRGMDLSDVRALSALDEQWQVLSGPSIPPVTDASIESALEGAFHYTEQWRLTDVNFRAGCLEALADLLEERMPHLIALCCQEGRKSIPDGVAEVREAVDFCRYYAAQARQLFDPQALPGPTGESNQWRLRGRGVFVCISPWNFPLAIFLGQISAALVAGNTVIAKPAEQTPAIAWMATQLMYQAGIPEQALYLLAGDAGTGARLVKDSRVAGVAFTGSELTARRINQALASREAAIATLIAETGGLNAMLVDSSALLEQVVVDVLRSGFQSAGQRCSALRILLVQEDVAPALIELLRGAMDELIIGDPADLATDVGPVIDENALASLYEHIDYLEGNARLLKCCELSDSLSDTLYFAPRLYEISRIEQLSREVFGPIVHLLRFRASDLDRVIDQINATGYGLTFGIHSRISSRAQTIASRINAGNVYVNRNMIGAVVGVQPFGGSGLSGTGPKAGGPLYLTRFTNEQSISIDTTAAGGNASLFALSDDH; translated from the coding sequence ATGAAGTATGCACGACTGCCATTGCAGGACTCCGACACGCTTGATGCCGTCAGAGCGGCATACCGGGTGGACGAGGAGTCGCAGGTTATTCGCCTGAGTCAGACCCTGCAGTGGCCGTCGTCAACCGCTGATGCAATCCGCGACCGTGCCGGAAAACTGGTGACAGCCGTGCGCGCAGAGCGTCGCAAAGGTTCAGGTGTTGATGCCCTGATGCATGAGTATCAGTTATCCAGCGAGGAAGGCGTGGTACTGATGTGTCTGGCGGAGGCTCTGCTGCGCGTCCCGGATGGCGCCACAGCTGACCGGCTGATTGAAGACAAGTTGACTGCCGCCGATTGGGAAGGGCATCTGGGTCACAGTGAGTCCTTGTTTGTTAACGCGTCAACCTGGGGGCTGGTTTTGTCAGGCAGATTGCTGCGCCAGTCTCTGCACGATGGGCACGGAAAAAAAGTATTCAGGCAATGGGTGCAGCGCTGCGGTGAACCTGTGGTGCGACAGGCTGTGCGGCAGGCCATGCGCGTCATGGCTCGCCACTTTGTCACGGGCAGAAGCATTGAAGAGGCACTACAGCGTTCGCAAGGCCGAGCCAATCGGGCCTATCGATATTCATTCGACATGCTTGGCGAGGCCGCTCGCACGCAGTCGGACAGCGAGCGCTACTTTGATGCCTATGTGCATGCCATCAACGCCGTTGGCAGGCAGTCTGGTGATATGGGCCCGTTGGATGCACCGGGCATATCTGTGAAACTCTCGGCGCTCTACCCACGTTTTGAAATGTCGCAGGCGGACCGCGCGCTACCCGCGTTGACGCGAAAGATGGTCTCGCTGGCCAGACTGGCCTGTCACTATGATATCGGGTTGACAATCGATGCCGAGGAGGCGGATCGCCTGGAGCTGACGATGGCCGTGTTCGACGAACTGCTTCGGCAACCGCAGCTCGCACAGTGGCAGGGGCTGGGTCTGGCCGTCCAGGCTTATCAAAAGCGGGCTTATGATCTGCTGGACTGGATCGCGTCGCAGGCCCGGCAAAACCAACGATCAGTTATGATCCGGCTGGTAAAAGGTGCTTACTGGGATACAGAAATCAAGCGTGCTCAGGAGGACGGTCTGGATGATTATCCGGTGTTCACCCGCAAACAGAATACCGATATATCCTATCTGGCCTGCGCACAGAAACTTTTTTCGTATCAGGACTGCATCTATCCGCAATTTGCTACCCACAACGCGTATACCGTAGCGGCCATTCTGGAGCTTGCCGATCCACAGCAGGCATTTGAATTCCAGCGCCTGCATGGCATGGGTGAACCTTTATATGATCAACTGGTGACCAACAATCCAGAACTGAATTGTCGGGTTTATGCACCGGTTGGCAGTCACGAAGATCTGCTCCCCTATCTGGTCCGCCGCCTGCTGGAGAACGGGGCGAACACGTCTTTTGTCAATCGGATTATGGACGATCAGGCGCCGCTTGAATCACTTACTGCGCACCCGCAGGAGCAACTTAAGACCCTGGCTCAGATTCCTCATCCACGCATACCACTACCGGCTGATCTGTATCCGGACAGGCGAAACTCCAGAGGGATGGATTTGAGCGATGTTCGGGCCTTGTCTGCCCTGGATGAACAGTGGCAGGTGTTGTCTGGTCCGTCGATTCCACCGGTGACAGACGCGTCGATTGAGTCAGCACTGGAGGGTGCCTTTCACTACACAGAACAATGGCGCCTGACTGATGTGAACTTTCGTGCAGGCTGTCTGGAGGCTTTGGCAGATCTGCTTGAGGAGCGCATGCCGCATCTGATTGCGCTGTGTTGTCAGGAAGGTCGCAAGAGTATCCCTGACGGTGTGGCTGAAGTTCGCGAAGCCGTCGATTTTTGCCGATATTACGCTGCGCAGGCGCGTCAGTTATTTGATCCTCAGGCATTACCCGGACCTACCGGGGAGTCGAATCAATGGCGACTAAGAGGGCGGGGCGTGTTTGTTTGTATCAGCCCGTGGAATTTCCCACTGGCGATATTTCTGGGGCAGATCAGTGCAGCGCTGGTGGCTGGCAACACGGTGATCGCCAAACCCGCTGAACAGACGCCGGCAATTGCCTGGATGGCGACACAGTTGATGTATCAGGCAGGTATTCCGGAGCAGGCGCTTTATTTGCTTGCCGGTGATGCCGGCACAGGCGCACGCCTTGTGAAAGATTCCCGTGTAGCAGGGGTGGCATTCACCGGATCAGAGCTGACCGCCCGTCGCATCAATCAGGCACTGGCCTCTCGAGAGGCTGCTATAGCGACATTGATTGCCGAAACAGGTGGTCTCAATGCCATGCTGGTAGATTCATCGGCGTTGCTGGAGCAGGTCGTGGTCGACGTTCTGCGCTCCGGTTTTCAGAGTGCAGGGCAGCGTTGCTCCGCTTTGCGAATTCTGCTGGTGCAGGAGGATGTGGCGCCAGCGCTGATCGAACTGCTGCGAGGTGCTATGGATGAACTGATTATCGGAGATCCGGCCGATCTGGCGACTGATGTGGGACCGGTCATCGATGAAAACGCGCTGGCGTCACTGTATGAACACATTGATTACCTGGAAGGTAATGCCCGGTTGCTCAAATGCTGTGAGCTTTCAGATAGCTTGTCAGACACCTTGTACTTCGCACCTCGCTTGTATGAGATCAGCCGTATAGAACAGCTTTCCCGTGAAGTGTTTGGGCCGATCGTCCATCTGCTGCGCTTCAGGGCCTCTGATCTGGATCGTGTCATCGATCAGATTAATGCAACAGGGTATGGTCTGACATTCGGCATTCATAGCCGAATCAGCAGTCGCGCCCAGACTATTGCGTCCCGCATTAACGCCGGTAATGTGTATGTTAACCGCAATATGATCGGTGCTGTGGTGGGTGTACAACCCTTTGGTGGCAGTGGCTTGTCCGGCACTGGTCCTAAAGCTGGCGGCCCCCTGTATCTGACCCGTTTCACCAATGAACAGAGCATTAGCATTGATACCACTGCTGCAGGCGGCAACGCCTCATTGTTTGCGCTTTCGGATGATCACTGA
- a CDS encoding YqaA family protein: MSYLILFVVGFLAATLLPASSEVLLLTLYQQGGSAAGLWIVATLGNSLGSCVNWWLGKEIRRFQNRRWFPVSQAQLRKAEQHFARYGSWSLLFAWLPVVGDPLTFMAGILKVRFSLFVTLVVLGKGARYAVILLIAQNIQ; encoded by the coding sequence GTGAGCTACCTGATTCTGTTTGTGGTCGGCTTTCTGGCTGCCACCCTGCTGCCCGCATCATCAGAAGTTCTGCTGCTTACCCTGTATCAACAGGGCGGCAGTGCGGCGGGCCTGTGGATAGTCGCGACGCTCGGCAACTCATTGGGATCATGCGTCAATTGGTGGCTGGGCAAAGAAATCAGACGATTCCAGAATCGACGATGGTTTCCGGTCAGCCAGGCGCAGTTGCGTAAAGCCGAGCAACACTTTGCCCGATATGGAAGCTGGAGTCTGCTGTTTGCCTGGTTGCCTGTAGTGGGTGATCCATTAACCTTCATGGCCGGTATATTGAAGGTCAGGTTCAGTCTTTTTGTAACGTTGGTGGTGCTTGGCAAGGGTGCGCGCTATGCGGTGATTTTGTTGATTGCCCAAAACATACAGTAA
- a CDS encoding TonB-dependent receptor plug domain-containing protein: MIAAWTSRHTLLTLLSLSVPEALLHAQEPGQINSPDQTFTSADGSTVIYPAAFFAPYSPVSVTDMLDRIPGVSVGGGGGGRGLGTGGDLLINGQRIAGKDNSPREQLDRIAAREVERIEIIRGTSAELDVRGSGQVVNVVLTESDSRSSTQIELVGRLNHDDTAEAGASLSHSRQIGGLQALFNLESRPNYENRQYNETQYDALRNQIGTLSETNIRDQDIYEFSGNMSYRIGEQSMQFNVLFSDFSHPRYISRQFDDRLEDEDTDYDFENWEVGGDYGIAFENGHRAQLLFVATDQSRDYIRERFDVDAADNRNKSLYTESNQRTRERIVQGNYNMPLTDAQDIRLGLERAVTRLDSSLFIGSRSTDEPVSDRYGGLSPRPLLSNPGTTVEETRYEAFVFHNWTLNDRMTLESSLLYENSEIAQSGNVTNSRRFDFLRPSLDYRFNFTDSMQLRATVSKGVSQLSFSAFAATANNNDREQNANAGNPELEPQEETRFEVGLEYRLPADSGVVNSRIFFRDIKNYIGKINATTNPAQPLSAEGNVGPATRWGIFNDASLRLGFVGLPDAIVSAELNIFDSEITNPFLGSKERINRRGEAELGFRHDVTALRLSYGFDYRYPFHGGEYDIDIRTITRNDRQPSLNLFVSKVFFDDLTVRLESDNTLDDYECRQRQRFEPTTVNGFLDRIEESCSSRFRRLTLRVQSTF; encoded by the coding sequence ATGATTGCAGCATGGACCAGTCGTCACACATTACTTACGCTGCTGAGCCTGTCTGTCCCTGAAGCACTGCTTCATGCTCAGGAGCCCGGGCAGATAAACAGCCCTGATCAAACCTTCACCAGTGCCGATGGTTCCACCGTGATCTATCCGGCCGCTTTTTTCGCCCCCTACAGTCCTGTGTCGGTCACGGATATGCTGGACCGTATCCCCGGTGTGTCTGTGGGTGGCGGCGGTGGCGGCCGCGGGCTGGGCACCGGCGGGGATTTACTGATCAACGGTCAACGCATTGCCGGTAAAGACAATTCACCGCGTGAGCAGTTGGACCGGATAGCGGCACGAGAAGTAGAACGCATAGAAATTATTCGTGGTACCTCGGCTGAGTTGGATGTGCGCGGCTCTGGTCAAGTGGTCAATGTGGTGTTGACCGAGTCTGACAGTCGCTCCAGCACACAGATAGAGCTGGTTGGCAGGCTTAATCATGATGATACGGCTGAGGCTGGCGCGTCACTGTCGCATAGTCGCCAAATCGGTGGATTGCAGGCTTTGTTCAATCTGGAATCCCGACCCAATTATGAAAATCGGCAGTACAACGAAACTCAGTACGATGCATTGCGGAATCAGATCGGTACCTTGTCAGAGACCAATATTCGCGATCAGGATATCTACGAATTCAGTGGCAATATGAGTTATCGTATCGGCGAGCAGAGCATGCAGTTTAATGTGTTGTTCAGTGACTTCAGCCATCCGCGTTATATCAGCCGTCAGTTCGATGACAGGCTGGAGGATGAGGATACCGATTACGACTTTGAAAATTGGGAAGTGGGCGGTGACTACGGCATTGCATTCGAGAACGGGCATCGTGCCCAATTACTTTTTGTAGCCACTGATCAGTCCCGGGATTACATACGCGAACGTTTTGATGTTGACGCGGCTGATAATCGTAATAAGTCTTTGTATACCGAGTCCAATCAGCGGACCCGCGAGCGCATTGTGCAGGGCAATTACAACATGCCTTTGACTGACGCGCAGGATATTCGTCTGGGGCTGGAACGTGCAGTCACCCGACTGGACTCCAGTCTTTTCATTGGGTCACGTTCAACAGACGAACCGGTCTCTGATCGATATGGTGGGCTGAGTCCCCGCCCTCTGTTGTCCAATCCGGGTACAACGGTGGAAGAGACACGTTACGAGGCATTTGTGTTTCATAACTGGACGCTCAATGATCGTATGACACTGGAGAGCAGTCTGCTGTACGAAAATTCCGAAATCGCGCAGAGCGGCAATGTGACTAATAGTCGCCGCTTTGACTTTCTGAGACCTTCGCTGGATTATCGGTTTAACTTTACGGACTCAATGCAATTGCGTGCCACTGTTTCCAAAGGAGTATCACAGTTAAGTTTTTCGGCATTTGCGGCCACAGCCAATAACAATGATAGGGAACAAAATGCCAATGCCGGCAACCCCGAGCTGGAACCGCAGGAAGAAACCCGCTTCGAGGTTGGGCTTGAGTATCGATTGCCGGCAGACAGCGGTGTGGTCAATTCGCGGATCTTCTTTCGGGATATTAAAAACTATATTGGCAAGATCAACGCAACAACTAATCCAGCGCAACCGCTCTCGGCCGAGGGTAATGTGGGGCCGGCCACGCGCTGGGGAATCTTTAATGATGCCAGTCTGCGGCTGGGGTTTGTGGGTTTGCCGGACGCTATTGTTTCGGCTGAGCTGAATATATTCGATTCAGAGATCACTAACCCGTTTTTGGGCAGCAAAGAACGTATTAATCGCCGCGGCGAGGCTGAGTTGGGTTTTCGGCATGATGTCACAGCGCTGCGTTTGAGCTACGGTTTTGACTACCGTTATCCCTTCCATGGTGGGGAGTATGATATTGATATACGTACAATCACTCGCAATGATAGACAGCCATCGCTGAATCTGTTTGTTTCCAAAGTGTTTTTTGATGACCTGACGGTGCGTCTGGAGTCAGACAATACGCTGGATGACTATGAATGCCGTCAGCGGCAACGTTTTGAGCCGACCACGGTTAACGGTTTCCTGGACAGGATTGAAGAATCCTGCAGCAGCCGCTTTCGTCGATTGACCCTGAGGGTACAGTCCACGTTCTGA
- a CDS encoding pyrroloquinoline quinone-dependent dehydrogenase — MPFLQKNALRCLIAAGAMSCAAASLAQGPALDLRPVTDDMLANPPAENWLMWRRTWDAYGFSPLDQINTNNVGTLQEAYRVPLEPGSNTPTPLVHDGVLFLLNGNDTLMAMDAASGKLLWQYSHPTAEGAPPSSKFGPALHGHKIIMPTNDMRMVALDIRSGEVIWNTAIADSRIGRRGHTLRATPIIANGKIIQGVNATMVPEGGFIVALDLETGQEAWRFYTIPRPGEFGDNSWNGLELSARSGGSVWMPPTYDADLDLVYFGTAPTYDTAPLLNPSGAPGTTSDALYTNSTLALRVSTGELAWHYQHVSNDQWDLDWVYERQLMDVPFNGETRKAVVTAGKMALFDVLDAASGQYLYSMDLGLQNLIASIDPETGIKTMKPNARPSIESTQLVCPFAAGGRNWQVSSINPESGILFLPITQMCMNGGPVGGDSILSTGAALIPAPVPGGEGEFGRLQAVDIRSKELLWDFREMAPPTSAIVATAGGVIFSGTLDHQFKALDQRNGDVLWKTNLGDIPASFPITYMADGKQYVAVAIGQPTIHAGTFMGAVMAMTGGPAGPMGQLQNQGAALVVYALPD, encoded by the coding sequence ATGCCTTTCCTGCAAAAAAATGCCTTACGCTGCCTGATAGCGGCCGGTGCCATGAGTTGCGCTGCAGCTTCACTGGCTCAGGGGCCAGCGCTCGACCTGCGCCCAGTCACTGACGACATGCTCGCCAACCCACCCGCCGAAAACTGGCTAATGTGGAGACGCACCTGGGACGCTTACGGTTTCAGCCCCCTGGACCAGATCAACACCAATAATGTTGGCACGCTGCAGGAAGCCTACCGAGTGCCACTGGAACCCGGTTCGAATACACCAACACCGCTTGTGCACGACGGCGTTCTTTTCCTGCTCAATGGCAACGACACACTGATGGCCATGGACGCCGCCAGCGGCAAGCTGCTGTGGCAATACAGCCACCCCACTGCCGAAGGTGCTCCACCCAGCTCCAAATTCGGCCCTGCCCTGCACGGCCACAAAATCATCATGCCGACCAACGATATGCGCATGGTGGCCCTGGACATTCGCAGCGGCGAAGTCATCTGGAATACCGCCATTGCCGATTCACGTATCGGCCGACGCGGCCACACCTTAAGAGCCACACCGATCATTGCCAATGGCAAGATTATCCAGGGTGTCAATGCCACCATGGTGCCAGAAGGCGGTTTCATTGTTGCACTGGATCTGGAAACCGGCCAGGAGGCCTGGCGTTTCTATACCATTCCGCGCCCCGGTGAGTTCGGCGACAACTCCTGGAATGGTCTTGAACTGAGTGCGCGCAGTGGCGGCTCTGTATGGATGCCCCCTACTTACGACGCCGACCTGGATCTGGTTTATTTTGGCACCGCGCCCACCTATGACACGGCACCGCTGCTGAATCCCAGTGGTGCCCCCGGCACAACGTCAGATGCGCTGTATACCAACTCGACACTGGCGCTGCGCGTCTCAACCGGCGAATTGGCGTGGCACTACCAGCATGTGTCCAATGATCAGTGGGACCTGGATTGGGTCTACGAGCGCCAGTTGATGGACGTTCCCTTTAATGGTGAGACCCGCAAAGCCGTGGTGACGGCCGGCAAAATGGCACTGTTTGATGTTCTTGACGCGGCAAGTGGACAGTATCTGTACTCCATGGACCTGGGCCTGCAAAACCTGATTGCCTCAATCGATCCGGAAACCGGTATCAAAACCATGAAACCCAATGCCAGACCCAGCATAGAATCAACGCAGCTGGTCTGTCCATTTGCGGCAGGCGGCCGAAACTGGCAGGTCAGCTCGATAAACCCTGAAAGCGGCATTCTCTTTCTGCCCATCACGCAGATGTGCATGAACGGCGGGCCCGTGGGCGGCGACAGCATTCTGTCGACGGGCGCTGCGCTGATACCGGCCCCGGTGCCAGGCGGGGAAGGCGAGTTTGGTCGTCTGCAGGCTGTCGATATCAGGTCAAAGGAGCTACTGTGGGATTTTAGAGAAATGGCGCCACCAACATCCGCCATTGTAGCTACCGCGGGCGGCGTCATTTTCAGTGGCACACTGGATCATCAGTTCAAGGCACTGGATCAACGCAATGGTGATGTGCTGTGGAAAACCAATCTGGGTGATATTCCGGCTTCCTTCCCGATCACCTATATGGCTGACGGCAAACAGTACGTGGCTGTCGCAATCGGCCAGCCCACTATCCATGCCGGAACTTTTATGGGAGCGGTCATGGCGATGACCGGAGGACCGGCGGGACCCATGGGACAGTTGCAAAATCAGGGCGCCGCTCTGGTGGTTTATGCCTTGCCGGATTAA
- a CDS encoding sensor domain-containing diguanylate cyclase, giving the protein MNEFDNFQLERGSQLSENSKFSGRSLDNILDSAQVGVWEWDINSGQTIINRRWATMLGYTPEQLEPVTFRSFAELVHEHDMPALQKALNDHIEGNTEYFVFRFRMRAANNSWRWIKARGQVSETGDDGTPVRMTGIHLDVSELMGLVEVETQVSKRLDSILQTSPAVIYAATPESPHTMRYLSPNARSVFELSVDELIARGGWMEIIHADDRDSVWAAFEQWLESTGDDTLSQRYRIVGNNGEVRWLEDLCRKVYLDGELSELVGSLIDMTESVSRERLLENVVDVVPGVIYQFRRSSDGHYSFPYSSRKMLEIYGVSPEQARVDASGVFERIHPEDLEMVTLSIEQSAEQLRRWSLDYRMQMPSGEQRWLHGDALPFRDNDGAISWFGMIMDISRQKRIEVELADAKQRLERAQRIARTGHWEADMVTGELFWSDIIYEIFGFDSATTTPSVELFSNCVHPEDLDAVRASERRAELTGVHDVEHRIVRPDGAVLWVHELARRERTADGRDVLYGTVRDITDTKELELELRQLSTTDALTQVSNRRFFMQAGSQALERARRQSRPLSVLMLDLDHFKKVNDTYGHAKGDEVLIRVAALMRSRVRQSDTLARLGGEEFCVLLESCSLESAEDLAIQLRDDIRALQFAGANGVRFQLTTSIGVTSYLPGESLDSVMSRADSCLYAAKRDGRNRVIADSSSVSS; this is encoded by the coding sequence GTGAACGAATTCGATAATTTTCAGCTAGAGCGGGGTAGTCAGTTGTCTGAAAACAGCAAATTCAGTGGCAGGAGCCTGGATAATATTCTCGATAGCGCTCAGGTAGGCGTATGGGAATGGGACATTAACAGCGGCCAGACAATTATCAACCGCCGTTGGGCTACGATGCTGGGTTATACCCCTGAGCAACTGGAACCGGTTACGTTTCGATCATTCGCAGAATTAGTGCACGAACATGATATGCCTGCCTTGCAGAAGGCTTTGAATGATCATATTGAGGGTAATACCGAGTATTTTGTCTTTCGTTTCAGAATGCGAGCCGCGAACAATAGCTGGCGCTGGATTAAGGCGCGGGGCCAGGTCAGCGAAACCGGGGATGATGGTACACCGGTGCGAATGACCGGCATTCACCTTGATGTGAGTGAACTGATGGGGTTGGTGGAGGTGGAAACGCAGGTCAGTAAACGTCTCGACAGCATTTTGCAGACCTCGCCTGCTGTCATTTACGCGGCCACGCCTGAGTCGCCTCACACTATGCGTTATCTGTCACCCAATGCCCGGAGTGTGTTTGAGCTGTCAGTTGACGAACTGATTGCCCGCGGAGGCTGGATGGAGATTATCCATGCAGATGACCGCGATTCGGTCTGGGCAGCATTTGAGCAGTGGCTTGAGAGTACCGGCGACGATACGCTTAGTCAGCGATATCGAATTGTCGGAAACAATGGAGAGGTGCGGTGGCTCGAAGACCTGTGCCGCAAGGTCTATCTCGACGGCGAGCTCAGTGAGCTTGTTGGTTCGCTTATAGATATGACTGAATCTGTCAGCCGTGAAAGACTCCTGGAAAACGTGGTTGATGTAGTGCCGGGTGTCATTTATCAATTCAGGCGCTCGTCTGACGGTCATTACAGTTTTCCGTATTCCAGCAGAAAAATGTTGGAAATTTATGGCGTCTCGCCAGAACAGGCGCGTGTTGACGCCAGTGGTGTATTCGAGCGGATCCATCCCGAAGACCTGGAAATGGTGACTCTTTCTATTGAGCAATCCGCCGAACAGCTCAGGCGCTGGAGCCTGGATTACCGAATGCAGATGCCCTCTGGTGAGCAGCGCTGGCTACACGGAGACGCCTTGCCGTTCAGAGATAATGACGGCGCCATATCATGGTTCGGCATGATCATGGACATAAGCCGTCAAAAACGGATTGAAGTTGAACTGGCAGATGCCAAACAGCGTCTTGAGCGGGCTCAGCGTATAGCCCGGACTGGACATTGGGAGGCTGACATGGTGACAGGCGAGCTGTTCTGGTCTGATATCATTTATGAAATATTCGGTTTCGACAGCGCCACCACGACACCTTCGGTCGAGTTATTTTCAAATTGTGTGCATCCTGAGGATCTGGATGCTGTGCGGGCAAGCGAGCGCCGCGCAGAATTGACGGGTGTTCATGATGTGGAACACCGAATCGTGCGCCCGGATGGAGCTGTTTTATGGGTGCATGAGCTTGCTCGACGTGAGCGTACCGCAGATGGCCGAGATGTTCTGTACGGTACAGTACGGGATATCACCGACACCAAGGAACTGGAGCTGGAATTGCGGCAATTATCCACGACTGATGCACTCACCCAGGTTTCCAACCGCCGCTTTTTTATGCAGGCCGGCAGCCAGGCTCTGGAACGCGCCCGGCGGCAGAGCCGACCACTGTCGGTATTGATGTTGGATCTGGATCATTTCAAGAAAGTTAATGACACTTATGGACATGCCAAGGGTGATGAAGTGCTGATTCGAGTTGCCGCATTGATGCGCAGTCGTGTTCGACAGTCCGATACGCTGGCAAGGCTGGGAGGGGAAGAGTTTTGTGTGCTGCTGGAATCATGCTCACTCGAATCTGCCGAGGATTTGGCAATTCAGTTGCGCGATGATATCCGTGCATTGCAGTTCGCTGGCGCAAATGGCGTTCGATTTCAATTGACCACCAGCATTGGTGTGACGAGTTATCTGCCCGGAGAATCGCTGGATTCAGTGATGTCACGGGCAGACAGCTGTCTCTACGCAGCCAAACGTGATGGGAGAAATCGTGTGATCGCCGACTCTTCGTCAGTTAGTAGCTGA